A segment of the Flavobacterium azooxidireducens genome:
CTAGGATGTTGGCTTGGAAGCAGCCATTCATTTAAAGAGTGCGTAACAGCTCACTAGTCGAGCGGACGAGCATGGATAATAATCGGGCATAAGCATATTACCGAAGCTATGGATTTTACATTAATTTGTAGAGTGGTAGGGGAGCATTCTAACAGGGTTGAAGGTGTATCGCGAGGTATGCTGGACCGGTTAGAAAAGAAAATGTAGGCATAAGTAACGATAATGCGGGCGAGAAACCCGCACACCGAAAGACTAAGGTTTCCGCAGCTATGCTAATCAGCTGCGGGTTAGTCGGGACCTAAGGCGAACCCGAAAGGGACAGTCGATGGCCAACGGGTTAATATTCCCGTACTACTTATTGTTGTGATGGAGTGACGCAGTGGTGAAAGTACCGCGAACTGACGGAATAGTTCGTTTAAGGCTGTAGCTATATCCCAGATAGGCAAATCCGTTTGGGATGGTAAAGGCTGAAAGTACTCGGAGTCTTCGGACAAAGAGATAGTGTACCTAAAGGCTGCCAAGAAAAGCTTCTAAACTTAGATAATAAGTACCCGTACCGTAAACCGACACAGGTAGTCGAGGAGAGAATCCTAAGGTGCTCGAGAGATTCATGGCTAAGGAATTAGGCAAAATAGACCTGTAACTTCGGGAGAAAGGTCGCCCCGAGCAATCGGGGCCGCAGTGAAAAGGTCCAGGCGACTGTTTATCAAAAACACAGGGCTCTGCCAAATCGTAAGATGAAGTATAGGGCCTGACACCTGCCCGGTGCTGGAAGGTTAAGAGGAGATGTTATCCGCCTCGGCGGAGAAGCATTGAATTGAAGCCCCAGTAAACGGCGGCCGTAACTATAACGGTCCTAAGGTAGCGAAATTCCTTGTCGGGTAAGTTCCGACCTGCACGAATGGTGTAACGATCTGGACACTGTCTCAGCCATGAGCTCGGTGAAATTGTAGTATCGGTGAAGATGCCGATTACCCGCAGTGGGACGAAAAGACCCTGTGCACCTTTACTATAGCTTAGTATTGGTCTTGGATAAGTGATGTGTAGGATAGGTGGGAGACTATGAAGTGGCGTCGCTAGGCGTTGTGGAGTCATTGTTGAAATACCACCCTTTGCTTATCTGAGGTCTAACCCGCCTATGGCGGGGACATTGCTTGGTGGGTAGTTTGACTGGGGTGGTCGCCTCCAAAAGAGTAACGGAGGCTTCTAAAGGTTCCCTCAGCACGCTTGGTAACCGTGCGTAGAGTGCAATGGCATAAGGGAGCTTGACTGAGAGACATACAGGTCGATCAGGTACGAAAGTAGAGCATAGTGATCCGGTGGTTCCGCATGGAAGGGCCATCGCTCAAAGGATAAAAGGTACGCCGGGGATAACAGGCTGATCTCCCCCAAGAGCTCATATCGACGGGGGGTTTGGCACCTCGATGTCGGCTCGTCACATCCTGGGGCTGGAGAAGGTCCCAAGGGTTGGGCTGTTCGCCCATTAAAGTGGCACGCGAGCTGGGTTCAGAACGTCGTGAGACAGTTCGGTCTCTATCTACTGTGGGCGTTAGAAATTTGAGTGGATCTGATTCTAGTACGAGAGGACCGAATTGGACAAACCGCTGGTGTATCTGTTGTTCCGCCAGGAGCACCGCAGAGTAGCTACGTTTGGAAGGGATAAGCGCTGAAAGCATATAAGCGCGAAACCCACCACAAGATGAGATTTCTTTAAAGGGTCGTGGAAGATGACCACGTTGATAGGCTATAGATGTAAAGGCAGTAATGTCATAGTCGAGTAGTACTAATAACCCGTAAGTTTATGTGAATAAAGTTCCCCCGGTTACGATCGGGGGAGTGAAACTTTCTACTAAATTAATTTTTATCTCAGTATGTTAAGATATTATTCAATGGATAATAAATTAAATTAATCATTGAAAAATTGCCTAAAGCAATTTAACCTTTTAAGGTGGTTATTGCGGCGGGGCTCACCTCTTCCCATTCCGAACAGAGAAGTTAAGCCCGCCTGCGCAGATGGTACTGCAATTTGTGGGAGAGTATGTCGCCGCCTTCTTTTAGAAACCCTTCATCTAACGATGAGGGGTTTTGTGTTTTATATATTTTTTGCCACAAAGTAAAGAAGGCACGAAGTTTAGGAGGATTAAAAGTTGAGAACTGCGAACCATTTTGGAGTTTACTTTTTATTAAAAAAGTTTTAATTGCTGTTCACTAAATTTGAATTCTGCTATGAAATCAGAATATTGTCCGTTGATTTCATTGAATTTTCTGAGTGTAAAACCGTTACATAAAAATTTAAAGTCTGTTTTATGGTTTTCAAATAATTTGGAAGCTTTTTCTATTTTTATTTCATCCAACTTGCGGGCTATGGTCATGTGTGATTTAACACTTTTTATTTTAAAACCAAAATCATTATGAATGTTTCTGATTAAATTATTAAGGTATTTTTCTGAACAATTATCTGGTTTAACATAATATACATAAGAACCAAAGTGAGCAAAACCATTGAAACCAATATCATGATTTGGTTGATTGTTACAAAAGGTTGAAATTTTATTAATCCAATTAGATAATTGACTTGAATCTGCGTTAAAACCCATTATAGTGATATGGGCCAGAGAATTGTCGCTTCCAAATCTTCCAATTTCTTTTCCTAATAATTGTTTCCACTCCTTCACACAACTTGAAATTTCTGCACTAGGCATAACAGCTAGTAAATATTGCGGTTTTTTTTTCATTCATAAATTTGAAAGAGTAAAAGTTTTAGTTTGGTTATATTGTCTTAAATGGATACTGACAATCTTTTACAATAATGCATTGATCACATTTTGGATTGGTTGGACGACAAGTTTCTCTTCCGTGAAAAGAAATTGCCATTCCGATTTCGTTCCATATTTCAGATGGAAGAACTTTCATTAGTTGTTTTTCGATTTTGATTCCATCTTTACTATCGTCAGTTAAACCAATTCTTGGAGCGACTCGGATAACGTGTAAATCCGCTATAATTCCTTCTGCTTTTTGGTTGGTTTCGCGAAGAATTACATTTGCCGATTTTCTACCGATTCCTTTTAGAGCTATTAGATTATCAAGATTTGTTGGGATATTTTTATCTTCTTTAACTGTTTTGGCAATTTCAATGAGCCAATTTGATTTTGTTCCAAAATTTCTCACTTTACTAATGAATGGGAACAATGATTCTGCATTTGAAGCGGCTAATACTTCCATATTCGGAAAGTTTTTGAATAAATCAGGTGCAATTTTGTTGATGTTGGCATCTGAATCTTGAGCAGAAAGCACAACCATAACTAGTAATTGATATGCATTTTGATAATCCAATGGATGTTTTTTTCCTTTGTATTGATTAATTAAAGGAGTTAATTTTTTTTTCCAATTAGATGTTTCTTCAAATAAATTCATTTTTTACTCCCTAAAATCAATTGATAGCGAATTCACACAATAACGAATTCCGGTTTCTGTTGGACCATCATCGAAAACGTGTCCTAAATGACTTCCGCAGCTGGCACAAAGAATTTCGGTACGAATCATACCGTGAGTTGCATCCTTGATGTATTCAACTTTTCCTGGGATGGATTGATCGAAGGATGGCCAACCGCAATGAGCATCAAATTTGGCATCGCTTTCAAATAAAACTTCGGCACAAGCAGCACAACAATACTTTCCTTTTTCGAAATGAAGGTTGTATTGTCCGGTGTGCGGAAATTCTGTTCCTTTTTGACGAAGGATTTTATATTTTTCTAGCCCTAATTGGGCTTTCCATTCTTCTTCTGTTTTTTGAATTTTGTAGGCCATTACTTTTCAGGTATAAATTTGACAGAAATTGAGTTGGTGCAAAAACGTTTTCCGGTGGTTTCTTTGGGGCCGTCATCAAAAACGTGACCGAGGTGACCACCACAGTTGGCACACATTACTTCAACGCGTGACATATTAAAACTATAATCATTTTCATAAATCACAGAACCTTTGATGGCTTGGTCGAATGATGGCCAACCACAATCTGAATCAAATTTGGTTTGCGAAGTAAATAACGGGTTTTCACAAGCGGCACAAACGTATTGTCCTTTTTCAAAGTGATCCCAATAGGCTCCGGTGAAAGCTCGTTCTGTGCCTTTTTTACGCAATACTTCGTATTGTTCGGGGGTGAGTTCTGCTTTCCATTCAGCTTCGGTTTTGACGACTTTTAAGGGCTTTTTAGTTTCTTTTTTTTGCCCTTGACACGCTGTTAGTGTGAAAAGGGTGAGGATTAACATTATTTTCTTCATAGCGGTTTTAATTTAATTTTTATTTTATCCACGTTTTTATCGCCTCAATAAATGGTGTTTGTTGATCAATAAAAACATTATGTGAACAGTTTTCAAAGTATTGTAAGTTAGTTGAACCAATGAGGTTCTGTAAATCAGCAATTTGTTCAGTAGAATAAAGTCCATCGTCTTTACCATACAGACCATAAATTTGGATATTCTTTTTTTTCAGTTCTTTTAAATTTGTAGTTAAGTCGATGGTTGTATATTTTTCATTTTTCCAAAAACCTCTGGGAGCTTCGTACGACATTTGAGAAGCATATTTAGTTAAAAGCGTATCTGTTTTAAATTTCGAATAGATGTTTTTTGCTTCTGTCGTTGGATTTTTAGGTGAATAAAAACCATTTTGCATCGCGTGTATAAAACAATAAGAACTGTATTCAATACTTGTTGTGTCCATTTTTTCAAGCATTGCAATGTATTTTAGGTTTACACTGTCTTTTTTTGTTTCATAAATACTTTTGGATTGTGAAAGAATATGTTTAAAAGTAGTTTGCAAAGAAACAGGAGCTCCGACCAGAACAATTGATTGTACTTTTTTAGGATTCGCTTCGGCGAATAAAGTGGCTACAATTCCACCAAAGCTGTGTCCGATTAACGTAGATTTTTTTAAGTTAAATTTTTGATAGATGGAATTTAAATCTTCAATCGTTTCGTTAAAAGTAAATTTTGCGTTAGTGTCAGAACTTCGTCCTTCGCCGCGTCGGTCATACACGATCACAAAGAAACCTTTGTCTGCAAGTTGTTGTGCAGTTGTTGCTTCAAAGTTTGCACTATTAAAACCCGGACCACCGTGGAGAAAAATAATAGGTTTGTCTTTACTGTTTCCAAAGGTTTTGGTATAAATAGTTTGTCCATAGCTTAATGTTGCTAGAAAAGTAAACAGTATTGATGTGATGATTTTTTTCATTTGTTTGTTTTAAAAGCCAATAATATTTTAAATTTTTTAGCCACGAATTATACGAATTACCACGAATTTAAAACGAATAAAATTTGTGAAATTCGTGGTAATTCGTATAATTCGTGGCAAAACAAAATTATTAAAAATATTTCCTTAATAGCACTCATCCTAGCCCAGATAGTAGCGGAAACCCCGCAGGACTGAAAGCCAATTTTTCTTCGCTTTTTGGGGCGACCAAAGAAGCCACGAAAAAGCATTAGAAAAATGGATTGAAGGCCGAGGAGTTGCAGCGGATAGCTGGATTAGCTTCTGATAAAATTACTAATTTCATTGATTACTTTTTCGTTTCCTAGTATTTTTCTATGTCCTAAATTATTGGTTATCATTAATTTGCTATTTTTTAAATGGCTGTGAATGTTGTGAGCACATTTTACATTTACATCGTGATCGTCGTTGTCGTGGATGATGAAAACCGGCGTTTCGATGTTTTTGGACACAACCGATGTAGAATAATTGTTCATTGGTTCGCCGAATTTCTTTTCAAAATGTTCTCGCATTCTGTCGCCAATTTGTGGTTTTAGACCTAAATTTCGAATAAAATCGGAGATAATATCCTGAATTAAATCGCCACTCCCTATAATTACGGCTTTTTTGACATTCAGGTTTTGTTTGATGGCGTTGATAATGGCCATTCCGCCTAACGAGTGACCAACGGCAAATTCAAACGGACCGTATTGTTTTTCGAGGACGAGAATGCTGGCGATAAATTCGGTCATAATCGACGAATTTCCTTTGCTTTTGCCGTGTGCCGGAGCATCGAAACTGATGATAGAAAAGCCATTTTCGATGAGTTCGTCGGCAATTTTGACTAATTGTGTTCCGCGACCCGACCAACCGTGAACGAGCAAAATCTTTTTCGGGCTGTTACCGTATTGGTAAGTTTTAATGGTTTTATCGATGGACGGAATTAAAACATCGTGTTGGATACTTTGTTTATCCATTTGAAATTCCCGTTTCGGAATCTTGTGTTTTATAGGCGTTGTAAAAAGTTTTGCAGCAAATTGAGTGGCTAATTTTGGTGAAATTGCTTGCAAAAATTTAGCGGTTATGAGAATTGGCTTCGGAATCTGCAAGGATTGATTGTCAGATTTGGTTTTTTTTGACATTTCAATAAATTTTAACGCAAGGTATGATTTAAAATTATTTTTTATAAATTTAGAGTTCATAAAAATTACTTAAAATGCAAAATCAGACGCGTATCATTATTGAAAGTGTGAAGCCTCAGTTGGATGGAGGTTCTTTTTTTATAAAGCGAATTATCAACCAAACAGTTAACGTATCTGCTCACGTTTTTTCCGACGGTCACGATGTGGTGGAATGTTGTGTGAAATTTAAACACGAAAAAGATAAAAAGTGGAGTGAAGTGCGAATGTCTCCGACTGAAAACGATGAATGGGAAGCTGAATTTACAGTTACAAAGCAAGGATTTTATTCCTATTTTATTGAAGGTTGGGTAGATTATGCCTTGAATTGGCAACACGGCACCGAACGAAAAATCAATGATAATCAACACGTTAAATCGGAGTTGTTGGAAGGAGCAGAGTACTGTCAAGCGATTTTGAAAGAAGTTACAAAAGATGAAAAAGCGTATTTGAATTCTGCCATCAAAGCGTTTCAAGATGCCAAATTATATGATTCAGCGATTGCCATTGCGTTGTCGGATGAATTGCATCAGATTTTTAAAAAATACCCAAAGCGAACTTTAGCGAATTCTTCTGCTGAATTGAAGGTTTATGTGGATAGAAAAAAAGCGTTGTTTAGCACTTGGTATGAATTTTTTCCACGTTCGGCTTCAGAAACTCCCGGCAAACACGGAACGTTTAAAGATTGCGAACGATTGTTGCCACGAGTGGTGGAAATGGGTTTTGATACGTTGTATTTTCCGCCGATTCATCCGATTGGAGAAGTAAATCGCAAAGGAAAAAATAACGCCACTACGGCTGAAAAAGGAGATGTGGGTTCGCCGTGGGGAATTGGTTCGAAGTTTGGCGGACATAAATCGACTCATCCGGAATTGGGAACAATTGATGAATTTAAGGCATTGGTTAAAAAAGCCCAATCGATGGGAATTGAAATTGCGATGGATTATGCGTTGCAAGCGGCTCCTGATCATCCGTATGTGAAAGATTTTCCGCAATGGTTCAAATGGCGTCCGGACGGAACGGTGCAATATGCTGAAAATCCACCAAAAAAATACCAAGATATCCAACCGATTTATTTTGAAAGCGGCGATTGGAAAAACTTGTGGAAGGAATTGTTAGATGTCGCTTTATTTTGGATTGAAGAATGTGGAATTAAAGTCTATCGCGTGGATAATCCGCATACCAAACCCTTTTATTTTTGGGGATGGTTGATTGGTGAGATTAAGAAAAAACATCCGGATGTGTTGTTTTTGTCGGAAGCTTTTACACGACCGAAAATTATGAATGAATTAGCGAAACAAGGTTTTTCGCAATCTTATACCTATTTTACTTGGCGAAATACGAAAGCCGAATTGATTGAATATGTCACCGAATTAACGCAAACCGAACAAAAGGAATTTTTCAGACCGAATTTCTGGCCGAATACGCCTGATATTCTGCCATTTGCGTTGCAAACAGGAAATGAATCGGTTTATTTACAGAAATATTTTTTAGCCGCCACATTGAGTTCTAGTGTTGGAATCTATGGTCCGGCTTACGAATTTTTAGTTCATCAACCGATGGCTAAAGGCAAAGAGGAATATTTGAATTCGGAGAAATACGAAGTATATCATTGGGATTGGGAAGCGAAGAACAAATTGACTACGTTAATTACTCGTATCAATCACATCAGAAAACAGCAAGAATCGTTGCAACAAACGAATAATATTGTTTTTTGTAAAACGGATAACGAACAGTTGATCGCGTATTATAAATTTAATGATGCCAAAACCGATCATACATTGATGGTTTGTAGTTTGAATGCACAAAATCCGTTGCAAGCCGTGGTTCGTTTACCTTTGGAAGAACTTGGTAATCAACCGGTTAAAGTAACCGATTTAATTACCGGAAACAGTTATTTTTGGGATAGAGAGTGGAATTTTGTAGAATTACATCCTGCTTTACCTTTTCATTTATTTAAAATTGAACGATAATGAATACAACCAACCAAGATACTTTTACCAGTACATTTGAATTTAAAACAACGTGGGAAACTTGTTTTGAAGATGATGATTTTGTCAAGGTTTTTTCTTCGGATATTTTAGAAAATTATATCATCAACAAACGATGGTATGGCGGAAAGGCGAGTACGTTAAAGTACATCGAGGTGGTTGATCAGTTTAAGATAACTTCAAAGAAAAACACCTATTATGGTGTGTTGTTGGAAGTGAATTTTAAAGAAGCTTTTTACCAACATTATTTTATGCCGTTGGCTTTTATGTCCAAAGAAGAATTGGATACAAGTACCGTTATCGCTCCCGTTGTGATGGGAAAACAAACCGGTTATTTAGTTGATGCATTACATCAAGAAGATTTTCGTAAGTTGTTGTTTGACAACATTATAAAATCAAAAGAAACACCCGGATTGAAATTGGTTTTTCACAAAGGTTCAACCATTGAAAAAGACGAATATCAATCGTCTCGTTTTATGGGATTGGAGCAAAGCAATACATCAATTATTTACAATGATTCGTTTGTTTTGAAAATTTTCAGACGCATTTATGTCAGCACCAATCCCGATTATGAAATCAGTCGTTTTTTGACTGAACGGATGCATTTTGAAAATACACCACGCTATACCGGAAGTATTAATTTGGCTTTGGCCGAAGGAAATATTACGCTCGGTTTGATGCAAGAATTGGTTTCGAATCAAGGCGATGCGTGGAAATTTATGCTCGAACAAATTGACGGTGTTTTTGATAATTTGAAACGCAAGAAAATAAAAATCGATAAATTACCCGATATTGCAATGTTTAAACGGTTGCGGATTAATGAAATTCCGCCCGAAATTATTGACTGGGTGGGATTGAGTTTGTTTTTACGCATTCAAACCTTGGCGTTACGAACGGCAGAAATGCACATTGCGTTGGGAAGTGATATTCACGAAACGGCTTTTACACCAACCACTTACAACGGCGATTATACCGTTTGGTTGAAAAACAGAATGTTGTATCAGTTTCAAAACCGATTGAATATCATTGAAAACAGTTTGCATAAATTGGACGGATTGGCGTTAGAATTGGCTCATCAATTTATGGAAAATAAGAAGTTAGTCCGAAAACATTTTGTCGATTTCGATTGGACGAAGATGAAATCGGAACGCATCAGAATTCACGGCGATTATCATTTGGGACAAGTGTTAGTGAATGGCGATGATTTCTATATTTTGGATTTTGAAGGCGAACCGGAAAGCACTATTCGCGACAGAAAAGTAAAGCAACCACCGTTGAAAGATGTCGCGGGAATGTTCCGTTCGTTTCATTATGCCATTTATGCGACGATTTTTAACAACAAAGAAAAATATCCGTTTGAGCAGGAAGAATTGTTTAAAGCTGGGGAAATTTTGTATAAATATTTTGTGGGTGTCTTTTTGGAAACCTACATCGAAAAAGCCCAATCCGGTAATTTAAACATTGGTTACAACCACGAAATCGACTTTTTATTGAAGTATTGTTTGCTTGAAAAAGCGGTTTATGAATTGGGTTACGAATTGAATTCCAGACCACGATGGGCGGTGATTCCGTTGAGGGGGATTCAGAGTATTATGAATTATTAGATTAAAGAATATAAAATATAGAATAAAAAGCATAGAATTCAGAATTGACTTTGTTTACAGATATAATCCCAAAATGGCAATAATGAAAAAATAATATCGTTTCTTTTACTTTAACTAATTAGTTATGGAAGTTATGTAAAGGCATTCTATTTAAAAAGACATTAAATAAACTATTAGTATGAAATTTTCCCAAAATGATCCATATGACATAAATCAAAGTATTTCTGTAAAACCTACTGACAATGCTTTGGTAAGTAAAGTTTCGATCAGAAATTATGGAAAATCATTACATACTTTTAATATTATAAAATAAAAAATATGAAGTTAATATTTTTTTTAGTTTTTACATTTATTTCAACATTTTCATTTAGTCAAGAAAATGATGATTTTGTAAAACGACTTAAAGCCATTAATAACCAAACAATTATTTTCTATAATGTTGATGGAGTTGATTTTTCAAGTCAAACATTTAGTAATGAATTTTCTGAAAAAGGGTTAAAAAAATTATATAGAAAATATTCCATTAAAGAAAGTGACATTAAAACAAAAGACGAAACATTAAAAAACAACAATTTATTCATTACTAAATTTGAAAATATTGCGGAAAATATTAATCAGATCAGTTCATATTATTTTGTTGAGAATAAAAACAAAACCGTTTCAGTTTTTTGGTTTGGTTATTATGGAAAACAAAATCAAGTATTTGAAAGAAAATATATAAATCTAATTTTGAACGGTGAAATACCAAAAGAAGTTTTTGAGCCAATGACTATTGATAGTATAGATTTTGCAGGACGAAAAATCAAACTTGGAAATAGTTGTTATTGGACAAACATAAATAATGTGCAATGTCCATATTATGGTGAAATGAATTGGTCGGTTCACAAAACACTCGAAAGTGCTGAGAGCTCAATTGACAATCAATTTACTGTTACAAAAAATAAAAAAGGCGGAAAAGTTCTTTCAGAGGAAGACGTTCACGTTATATTTGAAGGAACAGAAACGAAAGCTAAAAAAGTAATCTATGATTTTACAGGTGCAAAATCATTACTTGCAGGAATGTCAGGAGGAAAAACTTTGACAATTTATTATGTTGCAAGTAAAGTGAGAGAAAATTATGTAAGTTGTTGTATGAGTTTTTGGAATAATGACACAATTACAGAAAATGGATTAGCACCTTTATTAGAGAAAGTAATGCAACTGAAAAAATAATTAAACTTGCATTTTGCATAAACTAAAATTAAAATATAACTTCTTTAAGGTTAAAAATATATGAACCAAGTACAACCACATTCCTTATTCACCGATTTTGACATCGCCTTATTCAAAGCCGGAAAACATTTTAGATTATACGAAAAATTAGGAGCTCATCTTACGGAGGTCAACGGCGTAAAAGGCGTTTATTTTGCTGTTTGGGCACCGTCTGCACGTTCGGTTTCTGTCGTGGGCGATTTTAATTACTGGATTCAAGGCGAACATCCATTGAATGTGCGTTGGGATGCGTCCGGAATTTGGGAAGGATTTATTCCAAACATCGATAAAGGAACAAAATACAAATATAAAATTCAGTCCAATAACAACGGAATTATCACTGAAAAAGCCGATCCGTTTGCGTTGTATTGTCAAAAACCACCGGAAACGGCGTCAGTCATTTGGGATTTGGAATACAAATGGAAAGACAAAAAATGGATGGATTCCCGAAAAGAAAAAAATGGTTTAGACAAACCGTATTCGGTGTATGAAGTGCATTTGGGTTCGTGGAAACGCAATTTAGAGCAAGACCGTTCGCTGACGTATTTAGAATTAGCGGAAGATTTGGTGAATTATGTCAAAGAAACCGGTTTCACGCACGTGGAATTTATGCCAATTATGGAATATCCCTACGATCCTTCGTGGGGGTATCAGTTGATTGGTTATTTTGCCCCAACTTCCCGATTTGGAAAACCACAGGATTTTATGTTTTTGGTAGATAAATTGCATCAAGCCGGAATTGGCGTGATTTTAGACTGGGTTCCGTCGCATTTTCCCGACGATGCTCACGGTTTAGGATTTTTTGACGGTTCTAATTTGTATGAACATCCCGATCGCAGAAAAGGCTATCATCCCGATTGGAAAAGTTTAGTTTTCAATTACGGCAGAAATGAAGTGCGTTCGTTTTTGATTTCCAATGCCTTATTTTGGTTGGATTATTATCACGCGGATGGTCTTCGTGTTGATGCCGTTGCTTCGATGTTGTATTTGGATTATTCCAGAAAAGAAGGAGAGTGGGAACCGAATATTTTTGGCGGAAGAGAAAATTTAGATACGATTAGTTTCTTAAAAGATTTTAATGAAGCAGTTTATTCCAATTATGAAGGAGTACAGACAATTGCCGAAGAAAGTACGTCGTTTCCAATGGTTTCCAGACCAACTTCGGTAGGCGGATTAGGATTTGGAATGAAATGGATGATGGGATGGATGCACGACACATTGCAATATTTTAAACGTGAATCGATTTACCGAAAATACCATCAAAATGATTTGACTTTTTCGATGACGTATGCGTTTTCCGAAAACTTTATGTTACCACTTTCGCACGATGAAGTTGTTTATGGAAAAAAATCCATTTTAGG
Coding sequences within it:
- the glgB gene encoding 1,4-alpha-glucan branching protein GlgB, whose product is MNQVQPHSLFTDFDIALFKAGKHFRLYEKLGAHLTEVNGVKGVYFAVWAPSARSVSVVGDFNYWIQGEHPLNVRWDASGIWEGFIPNIDKGTKYKYKIQSNNNGIITEKADPFALYCQKPPETASVIWDLEYKWKDKKWMDSRKEKNGLDKPYSVYEVHLGSWKRNLEQDRSLTYLELAEDLVNYVKETGFTHVEFMPIMEYPYDPSWGYQLIGYFAPTSRFGKPQDFMFLVDKLHQAGIGVILDWVPSHFPDDAHGLGFFDGSNLYEHPDRRKGYHPDWKSLVFNYGRNEVRSFLISNALFWLDYYHADGLRVDAVASMLYLDYSRKEGEWEPNIFGGRENLDTISFLKDFNEAVYSNYEGVQTIAEESTSFPMVSRPTSVGGLGFGMKWMMGWMHDTLQYFKRESIYRKYHQNDLTFSMTYAFSENFMLPLSHDEVVYGKKSILGRMTGDEWQQFANLRLLYGYMFTHPGTNLLFMGSEFGQRAEWKFDGSLDWHLLNYGYHEGTRKCISDLNELYKTNPALFENQFSPEGFEWINYSDHQNAVLSYIRKGKNEKENLVVVCNFTPVVRENYRIGLPSKGKLTEIFNSDKVEYGGSGINNKKAIKIEKEPWNGRDFSAELTLPPLGVSVFKVSVK